In one Streptomyces marincola genomic region, the following are encoded:
- a CDS encoding MarR family winged helix-turn-helix transcriptional regulator, producing the protein MSREPVPVGDDQLSTEQAVRAMLLALPRLVSRAKRTPMPERLRSLHLAPRHLSLLSFLLFDGPTPVRDLAAGLEVAPTTVSLMVSDLERQGVVRRHADPEDRRRTIVALTGDPETREAIDAWLAAGARAWRKVFDGLTPGERATFVRAIQAYEAEVAAARAD; encoded by the coding sequence ATGTCGAGGGAGCCGGTCCCGGTCGGGGACGACCAGCTGAGCACGGAGCAGGCGGTCCGCGCCATGCTGCTCGCGCTGCCGCGCCTGGTGTCCCGGGCCAAGCGCACCCCCATGCCCGAGCGGCTGCGGTCCCTGCACCTCGCGCCGCGCCACCTCTCGCTGCTGTCCTTCCTGCTGTTCGACGGGCCCACCCCCGTGCGGGACCTCGCCGCGGGACTCGAAGTGGCGCCCACCACCGTGAGCCTGATGGTCAGCGACCTGGAGCGGCAGGGCGTCGTGCGGCGGCACGCCGACCCAGAGGACCGCAGGCGCACCATCGTGGCCCTCACCGGGGACCCCGAGACCCGCGAGGCCATCGACGCCTGGCTGGCGGCGGGCGCGCGGGCCTGGCGCAAGGTGTTCGACGGCCTGACGCCGGGCGAGCGCGCGACGTTCGTCCGCGCGATCCAGGCGTACGAGGCCGAGGTCGCCGCCGCGCGGGCCGACTAG
- a CDS encoding DNA alkylation repair protein encodes MDLTAESFVARLRTFQSDAERAKIGTYYKGGGDTEVIGVRMRHTFDTAAEYTGMPLDEVERLLESPYYEARVGAVSVLDFKARRKRITDAERRELYELYLRRHDRIDNWDLVDRAAPRVIGWYLLDKPRDPLHALARSANIWERRTAITAAFWLIRQGDIDDALVLAETLLGDEEELIHKSVGTGLREVGKVDRDRLVGFLRAHGPAVPRVTLRMATEKLPAELRAELMAR; translated from the coding sequence GTGGACCTGACGGCGGAGTCGTTCGTCGCGAGGCTCAGGACGTTCCAGTCCGACGCGGAACGGGCGAAGATCGGCACCTACTACAAGGGCGGGGGCGACACGGAGGTCATCGGCGTCCGGATGCGGCACACGTTCGACACCGCGGCGGAGTACACCGGCATGCCCCTGGACGAGGTCGAGCGGCTGCTCGAATCCCCCTACTACGAGGCGCGCGTGGGGGCGGTCAGCGTCCTCGACTTCAAGGCGCGCCGCAAGCGGATCACCGATGCCGAGCGCCGGGAGCTCTACGAGCTGTACCTGCGCCGCCACGACCGCATCGACAACTGGGACCTCGTCGACCGGGCGGCCCCGCGCGTGATCGGCTGGTACCTGCTCGACAAGCCGCGCGACCCGCTGCACGCGCTCGCGCGCTCCGCGAACATCTGGGAGCGGCGCACCGCCATCACGGCGGCCTTCTGGCTCATCCGGCAGGGCGACATCGACGACGCCCTGGTCCTCGCCGAAACCCTCCTCGGGGACGAGGAGGAGCTGATCCACAAGTCCGTGGGCACCGGGCTGCGCGAGGTGGGCAAGGTGGACCGGGACCGGCTCGTGGGCTTCCTGCGCGCGCACGGTCCCGCCGTTCCCCGCGTCACGCTGCGCATGGCCACCGAGAAGCTGCCCGCCGAGCTGCGCGCGGAGCTGATGGCCCGCTGA
- a CDS encoding cysteine hydrolase family protein, translated as MNRTALIVIDMINTYRHADAGLLVPSVRAALPGLRRAIGRARAEGVDVIYVNDNFGRWRSQHDELLDAALHGPHGDLVEPVRPDGDSMFVVKARHSVFYETPLEFLLSQHGVRHIVLTGQVTEQCVLYSALDAHIRRLDITVAEDAVAHIHSDLARAALRMMERNMAVRVTGSDDEELFTAPGED; from the coding sequence GTGAACCGGACAGCTCTCATCGTCATCGACATGATCAACACCTACCGGCACGCCGACGCCGGCCTGCTGGTGCCCTCCGTCCGCGCCGCCCTGCCAGGGCTTCGCCGTGCGATCGGGCGCGCCCGGGCGGAGGGCGTGGACGTGATCTACGTGAACGACAACTTCGGCCGCTGGCGCTCCCAGCACGACGAGCTGCTCGACGCCGCGCTGCACGGGCCGCACGGCGACCTGGTCGAGCCGGTCAGGCCGGACGGCGACTCCATGTTCGTCGTGAAGGCGCGCCACTCGGTGTTCTACGAGACGCCGCTGGAGTTCCTGCTCTCGCAGCACGGCGTCCGGCACATCGTCCTGACCGGCCAGGTCACCGAGCAGTGCGTACTCTACTCCGCGCTCGACGCGCACATCAGGCGCCTGGACATCACCGTGGCCGAGGACGCCGTCGCCCACATCCACTCCGACCTGGCGCGGGCGGCGCTGCGCATGATGGAGCGGAACATGGCGGTGCGCGTGACCGGTTCAGACGACGAGGAGCTTTTCACCGCGCCGGGCGAGGACTGA
- a CDS encoding glycoside hydrolase family 15 protein, whose protein sequence is MTGAAGAHPPLGDLAFLSDCRTSALIGPDASVVWLCAPRFDSPSVFARLLDRAGGGAWETEVEGAGPPEQEYAGDTLVLRGRWTTPTGSAVAHDFLAARPPEGDDVRGLVPEGMLVRLLTCERGRVLVRHRLDARPDYARRPARWAAASAGGAREETAGLWLETAAEGAVDTPVPRVGADGSLTVETPLPEGATLAVALGHEGARPGPLTVAGARGLLDRTLAAWHAWADRDPYGGRHGSAQVRRSALVLRGLMSSDTGALIAAPTTSLPEWPGGTRNWDYRYLWHRDAALVVLVLMRLGHRAEAGRYLRVLLRHCRATRGVLSPMLDLDGGGGIPETELGHLEGYRGSRPVRIGNDAEEQRQLDVYGQVLDAALVYQQVTKGTRRALDAEELAALFGVVDVACRSWREPDDGIWEVRAAPRHWTSSKLYLWVCLDRGIRLAELAGAAPPGAAAWRAERDALREDILTRGLDESSGAFVQSYGARTTDASLLRMPLLGFLPGDDPRVLATIERVEAELGEDGWLVHRYDPVATRDGIEGPEGGFLLCSFDMVSALVLAGRHEQARRRFEALCARAGRFGLFAEEMTADGTMLGNYPQAFTHLGLIEAAMNLDAAQDREALHAWAGRSAG, encoded by the coding sequence GTGACCGGCGCCGCGGGAGCCCACCCGCCGCTCGGTGACCTGGCGTTCCTGTCCGACTGCCGGACCTCGGCGCTGATCGGCCCGGACGCGTCCGTGGTGTGGCTGTGCGCGCCGCGCTTCGACTCGCCCAGCGTGTTCGCCCGGCTGCTCGACCGCGCCGGGGGCGGCGCCTGGGAGACGGAGGTCGAGGGCGCCGGGCCGCCCGAGCAGGAGTACGCCGGCGACACGCTGGTCCTGCGCGGCCGGTGGACGACGCCGACGGGCAGCGCCGTCGCGCACGACTTCCTCGCCGCCCGGCCGCCCGAGGGCGACGACGTGCGGGGGCTGGTCCCCGAGGGCATGCTGGTCAGGCTGCTGACGTGCGAACGCGGCCGGGTCCTGGTGCGGCACCGGCTCGACGCGCGGCCCGACTACGCGCGGCGCCCGGCGCGGTGGGCCGCGGCGAGCGCCGGCGGCGCGCGCGAGGAGACCGCGGGCCTGTGGCTCGAAACGGCCGCGGAAGGCGCCGTGGACACGCCCGTGCCGCGCGTCGGGGCGGACGGGTCGCTGACCGTGGAGACGCCGCTGCCCGAGGGGGCCACGCTCGCCGTCGCCCTCGGCCACGAGGGCGCGCGGCCAGGGCCGCTGACGGTGGCCGGGGCGCGCGGCCTGCTCGACCGCACGCTCGCGGCCTGGCACGCGTGGGCCGACCGCGACCCCTACGGCGGCCGGCACGGCAGCGCGCAGGTGCGGCGGTCCGCGCTCGTGCTGCGCGGGCTGATGTCGAGCGACACGGGCGCGCTGATCGCGGCGCCCACGACCTCGCTGCCCGAGTGGCCGGGCGGCACGCGGAACTGGGACTACCGCTACCTGTGGCACCGCGACGCGGCCCTCGTCGTGCTGGTGCTGATGCGGCTGGGGCACCGCGCCGAGGCGGGCCGCTACCTGCGGGTCCTGCTGCGGCACTGCCGCGCGACGCGGGGCGTCCTGAGCCCGATGCTCGACCTCGACGGGGGCGGCGGCATCCCCGAGACCGAACTCGGCCACCTGGAGGGCTACCGGGGATCGCGCCCGGTGCGCATCGGCAACGACGCCGAGGAGCAGCGGCAACTCGACGTGTACGGGCAGGTGCTGGACGCGGCCCTGGTCTACCAGCAGGTCACGAAGGGGACCCGGCGGGCGCTCGACGCGGAGGAGCTGGCCGCGCTGTTCGGCGTGGTCGACGTCGCCTGCCGGTCCTGGCGCGAGCCGGACGACGGCATCTGGGAGGTGCGCGCCGCCCCGAGGCACTGGACCAGTTCGAAGCTGTACCTGTGGGTGTGCCTGGACCGGGGCATCCGGCTCGCCGAACTCGCCGGGGCCGCGCCGCCGGGAGCCGCCGCCTGGCGCGCGGAACGCGACGCGCTGCGCGAGGACATCCTGACCCGGGGACTCGACGAGAGCAGCGGCGCGTTCGTCCAGTCCTACGGCGCGCGCACCACGGACGCCTCGCTGCTGCGGATGCCGCTGCTCGGCTTCCTGCCGGGCGACGACCCGCGCGTGCTCGCGACGATCGAACGGGTCGAGGCCGAACTCGGCGAGGACGGCTGGCTGGTGCACCGCTACGACCCGGTGGCCACGCGGGACGGGATCGAGGGGCCGGAGGGCGGCTTCCTGCTCTGCTCGTTCGACATGGTGTCGGCCCTGGTGCTCGCGGGCCGGCACGAGCAGGCGCGGCGCCGCTTCGAGGCGCTGTGCGCGCGGGCCGGCCGGTTCGGGCTGTTCGCCGAGGAGATGACGGCCGACGGCACGATGCTGGGCAACTACCCGCAGGCGTTCACGCACCTGGGGCTGATCGAGGCGGCCATGAACCTGGACGCCGCGCAGGACCGGGAGGCGCTGCACGCCTGGGCCGGGCGGTCCGCCGGCTGA
- a CDS encoding TIGR03885 family FMN-dependent LLM class oxidoreductase, protein MTETMTAYGYHASHEQFPPAELLTLLRAAQDAGFATGMCSDHFAPWSARQGHSGHAWAWLGAALASTALPMGVVTSPGQRYHPAVLAQAAGTLAQLYPGRLWLALGTGQALNEHITGDPWPPKEVRARRLAECVGVLRALFAGETVSHDGLVRVDRARLWSLPARPPVLLAAAVTPATAAWAAGWADGLITINQPEEAQRRTLAAYRDAGGRGPAVLQAHLSWAPSREAALHAAWDQWREAVLGSDVGWELPLPEHFEQAARLMDPHHLEPFVHVSHDLGEHAAWLARQSEAGFDEVMLHHVGTDQSRFIEAFGAGVLPELNA, encoded by the coding sequence GTGACGGAGACGATGACCGCGTACGGCTACCACGCCTCGCACGAGCAGTTCCCGCCCGCCGAACTTCTGACCCTGCTGCGCGCCGCCCAGGACGCCGGTTTCGCCACCGGCATGTGCTCCGACCACTTCGCGCCCTGGAGCGCGCGCCAGGGCCACTCGGGCCACGCCTGGGCGTGGCTCGGGGCGGCGCTGGCGAGCACCGCGCTGCCGATGGGGGTGGTCACGTCGCCGGGGCAGCGCTACCACCCGGCCGTGCTCGCCCAGGCCGCGGGCACCCTGGCGCAGCTGTACCCGGGGCGGCTGTGGCTGGCCCTGGGCACCGGGCAGGCCCTCAACGAGCACATCACCGGCGACCCGTGGCCGCCCAAGGAGGTCAGGGCGCGCCGCCTCGCCGAGTGCGTGGGCGTGCTGCGGGCGCTGTTCGCCGGGGAGACCGTCTCGCACGACGGGCTGGTGCGCGTGGACCGGGCGCGGCTGTGGTCGCTGCCCGCCCGGCCGCCGGTGCTGCTGGCCGCGGCCGTCACCCCGGCCACCGCCGCGTGGGCGGCGGGCTGGGCCGACGGGCTGATCACGATCAACCAGCCGGAGGAGGCGCAACGCCGCACCCTCGCCGCCTACCGGGACGCGGGCGGGCGCGGCCCGGCCGTGCTCCAGGCGCACCTGTCGTGGGCGCCCTCGCGCGAGGCCGCGCTGCACGCGGCGTGGGACCAGTGGCGCGAGGCGGTCCTCGGCAGCGACGTGGGCTGGGAGCTGCCGCTGCCCGAGCACTTCGAGCAGGCGGCCCGGCTGATGGACCCCCACCACCTGGAGCCGTTCGTCCACGTGTCGCACGACCTGGGCGAGCACGCGGCGTGGCTGGCCCGGCAGTCCGAGGCCGGGTTCGACGAGGTGATGCTGCACCACGTGGGCACCGACCAGTCGCGCTTCATCGAGGCGTTCGGGGCCGGTGTGCTGCCGGAGCTGAACGCGTGA